The nucleotide sequence CAAAGAAAAATCGGCTGAAACTTTTGGTGACAATTCCCGTAATCTCAATTGGTGCAAGCATCCTCTTTTTTATAGTGATCATTTTGAGTGATGGATTCGGTGGAGCAGGAGTGAAAAGTACTTTAATCTATGTTAACCCGGAACTTAAGCGCTGCAGTATTTTTCAGTCCCAAGTCTCTAGAACAGGAATCATGACTAGTGAGAACTTTAAAGTTTCAAATGAGCTCTTGATTGATGTTTATTCTATGACGAAAAAGCGTTGGGAAAAAACTTCTTATCCGATGAAAAGTAAAATTGTTGTGAATGATGACAATATAGGTGGAGATATATTTAATAGTAGGACCCGAAGATTTGCAGATATTCGTCATATTCAGTCAACTCAGGGGGCAATTGAAATTATCCCTGGGGAGAGCTTAAAGCTACGGTCATCTTTTCAGTCGTCGATTAAGAAAATTTATCTACGTACGAGTGATGGAAAGTACTGGAAGGCAAGAGATTTACAGCCCGGAGAATTAGTTCTTGCTGAAGCCATTATCCAGCCAGATAAGGAAGATATGGCCTGGAAGTTATCACCTTTAATGAAAGGCAATAAAACTGCATTTTTTGCAGAACTTAATGAAGCGGGAGAATTTGACATAGCCACTCATAAATCAATTGATTGGAAGGAGCATAAAGTGTATGTCGCCGGCCCCGTTAAGGAAGTGAAAAAATGAATAAGGATGTCATGATTTCAGTTAGAGGAGTGAAGCGTAGTTTTGGTAAGCTTGAGGCAGTTAAGGGTATCTCATTTGATATTCACCGCGGTCAGGTGGTTGGTTTTATTGGAGCCAATGGAGCCGGTAAGACAACGACAATGCGTATGATAGCCACTTTGGAAATGCCCGATGAAGGAGACATTTATATATGTGGAAGTGATGCGGTAGATGATCCCAACTCAGTGCGTTCAAAAATAGGTTGGGTACCAGATGATTTCGGTCGCTATCAGAATATGACGATAGTGGAATATCTTGATTTTTTTGCAAGAGCTTTTGATTACCAAGATCAGGAGAGGAAAAACCGTATACAAGAAGTCATGGACTTTACGGGCTTAACAAAGCTTAAAGATCGCTTCATTGATAAGTTGTCGAAAGGTCAGGGACAGCGTGTTTGTTTGGGTCGAGCTTTACTTCATGATCCTGACGTTCTGCTGATGGATGAACCTGCAGCAGGCTTGGATCCCAAGGCACGCATGGAGTTAAAGAACCTTATTCGTATCTTAGCGGAGGAAGGAAAAACAATTTTCATTTCCTCTCACATCTTATCGGAGCTTTCAGAAATTTGTGATACAATGATTTTTCTCGAACAGGGAGAAGTACTGCATCATGGTGGAGCAGAAGAACTTAAACGAGGAGCTCGTGAAGGGGTCTCTGTTCTAGTTAAAATATTAAATGATCCTCAGGTACTAGAGAATTGGGCAGATATGAATCCTGGGATAAGCCTCTTAGATAAAACAAATAAAGGAGGCCGTTTGCTATTTGAACAGAGTTCAGATGACTTCCTAGCAGAAACATTGAAGCGCATGATTAATGAAGGAATTCAGGTGATTGAATTTACTCAGGAAGAGACAACTTTAGAATCGGCCTTCGTCGATTTGCTTAATCAAGCAGAAGATAAGGAGCTCGCATCAAAATGATAAGTGATATGATCAAGAATCCGAATCCTATTCTCTACAAAGAACTCATTCAGGGAATGCGCTCTAAAGCTTTCTTAGGCATATTTGTCATTACTCAATTAGTGATGGTAGTCGCAACTATGGGAATAGTTGGTTCTGAAGGTGGTTCGTCAAATAATAGTGAAGAACTCACGATGATGTTTTGGGGGGCTATAGCCATTCCCTTTTTGATTTTTCAGCCCTTGTTGGCGATCGAGAGTATTCATTCTGAAGTCAAACATAAGACCTTGGAGATGTTGTACCTCAGTCGCTTATCATCAAGGCGTATCATTCTCGGCAAATTTTATTCTCACATGCTACAGACTTTGATGATTGCCTGTACGATTATGCCCTATGTTGTACTGCGGTATTTTGCGGGAGGAGTGAATCTGCTGATGGAAATAAGTACTTTCATTTCCATTGTTTTAATTTCGGCGCTAGGAACTGCAATTAGCGTGAGCACCAGTTCTTTTTCTGTTCGTCATCCACGTTCGCACCGAGTGCGTATTTTAATATTGTTGATCCTTATTGTTGTTGGTTCAACAACAGGGTTTGGGATGTTCACAGCTTTTATGCGCTTTGGTGGAGGCGGAAGTATAAATTGGGTGGACTTTGTAACTTTTGTACTGATGGTGCCTTTTGTGATATATCAGGTGCTTTCACTTGGTATGAGTCAGGTTGCCCCTGTTTCTGAAAATAATCTTTTGCACAAAAGAATCAACTGTTTTGCGGTTTTGGCGATTTATATCATCTTCCGTTATTTCTGTGAAAGCTTCTTGCCCTTATTACCAGTAATGGTTTGTTTTTTAATGTCGGCATTAGAGGGTGTATTTAGTGGAGATGCCAATTACAGAAGTAGTTATCAGCCAGTTAAAAAATACCCTGAAATTGGATTATTAGTGGCGCCTAATCGCTATGCTTATTTCAACTGGTTTAATTTAGCGGTTTTAATGTCGCTAATGCTAATGGTTTTGGAGATAGCGAATGATGACCTTGGAGGGAATAATAAGGCTATGCTGATTTTAGCGCCCTTAATTTGTCTTGCCGTATATTTTACTCAAATGCAGTTAGCGCAGAAAGAGATATGGGCGAATATCAATAATTTTTTCATTGTGTTTTTTTTACCATTTACACTTTTCTTAGGAATGGGATTCAACGATTCTTTAGACAGTGTTTTACACAACGATGCTTATGAGGTTTTTGCGGTGTCCTATATTTTTTACGCGAATATAATGATTTCCTATGGCCTGGCCTTACAGATCTCTCGTTGGAAAAAAGAAAAACTCAATACCATGCATGTACTTTTAGCAGTGATAAGTTTGATTATAATTGGAACGATTAGCCTAATTCTAAAGTCTATTTTTACTCATCGCGTCGATGAGGTAATGGCCTTTTTTCCACTCGAACTATTTCCTGTGATGTTAGATAATAATGAAACAAAAGGTATTGCACTGGGATCGATTGTGCACCTACAGCTTTTTTTCAGCCTATTAGCTCTACATCTTATGTCTGCGGAATCCGCAAAAAAGTTTTTCCAATTTCGTGAAGAGGGGAAAGACTCGACGGATGAAGTAGATCAAGCAAGATCACTTACAGAAGAGCTCTAATGGATTTTGCGATGCAGCAATATGCAGCTAAAGTGGCGGAAGCCACTCATGTGTTGAGTGAACGCTTCAGTCTACCCTTTAAAAAGCGTGAATGGCGAGGTCAGGGCGGTGGCTTACGTGGAAAATCATCGGGGAGTTCTATAGATTTTCGTGAACATCGCGAATATCAATTTGGTGATGACCCTCGCCACATTAACTGGCAAGCCTACGCTCGTAGTGGTGAATATATTATCAAGTTGTATGAAGAAGAAGTGAGTCCGGTAGTGGATATCTTATTCGATTTATCTAATTCTATGAGTCTTAGTAAGGAAAAGCTATTTTTAAGTCAACTACTGCTAAATTTTGCGATTAAAAGCTGTGCGAAAAATGGAGCCTCTTGTAAAGTTTGGGGCTTACAGGGCGATAAAACAAGGCCTTATAGTAGAGAGGAATGTGAGCGTGGTTTACTTACGTTTGAAGGGCATAGCCCTGATTTGAGTGATTCACTTGAGCGAGTCGAACTACGTCGTGGATCACTTACCTTATTGATTTCTGATTTACTTTATCCACAGGATCCCTTAGAGGTTTTTAAATTGCTTAAAAGAGCTGGGAACCGCGTCCTAATTTATGCTCCTGCTGATGTGGCAGAGTATGCGCCTGACTGGAATGGCGATTTAGATTTTATAGATATTGAAGATGGGGCAATGAAACAGGCTTTTATAGATGATGAATGTCTTCAGGATTATCATCGAGCTTATGAACAGCACTTTCAGATATGGCGAGAACTGAGTCGAAAAAATGGAGCAGGGCTAGAGTGTTTTATAAGTAATCAGAGTTTAAGTCGTCAGTTTGAAGGATTGCCTTTAGCGAATGCTGCTGTGGAGCTTTGCGTATGAATCTGTTGAACCCACTAGGTTTTATTGCGCTGCTGAGTATTCCTGTCATCCTCTATATTCATATGTTGCAGAGGAAATCAAAGAAACGTCAAATTAGTACCTTATTTTTACTCAATAGTGATAAAATCGAGAAAAAGGCAGGTAGTCGCTTGGAGAAGCTTCGAAACTCTAAGTTGCTGTGGTTAAATATTTTTGCTGCACTGCTTTTGACTTTTCTGTTATTGCAAATTCGCAAGCTTCAGGAGCAGCAGGTTCTGAAAATTGTCGTCGTTGTTGACTCCAGTGCATCAGTACAAGCTTTTTGGCCTTCAGGAGCAGATAAACTAAGTGCGGAACTCGCGAAATTAGCCAAAGAAATCAAGTACATAGATTTAAAAATCATGAGTTCATCACTTGATGAAGCGACGATTTATTCGGGTGCGCGAATAGATGAAGCGCGTCAGGCTTTAAGGAATTTTTTCCCCTCTAGAAGTGGCCATGATTTTGGACCAGCAATTCGGCGTGCGCGCTCCTTGATAGATGAAAAAGGCATTTTGATTTTATGCTCTGATCATCTCCAGGATAGTGGAGAGGATATAAAGTATTTACTGATTGGTGAACCGATAGTAAATGTTGGCTTTACAGGTTTTCAGGCTGATAGTAGCGGTAAATGGCAGGCGATAGTCAAAAATCATAGTAATCAGCCACTTAATGTAAACTGGTCTATAGGGATACCTGGGGACGAAAAATTGTTAACACAGCAATTAAACCTAAAAGCGGGCGAACTAGGTCAGTTGAGAGGTGAATTTCCTCCCGCAAATGAAAAGATGATCCTAAGCTTAGAAGAAGATGCTTTTTTACCTGATAATAAGCTTTATGCAGTTAAGCCACTTAGTAAAAAAATAAATGTGAATTCACAGGGTTTTGACGATGCAAATGAACTCGAGTTGTTAGGGATTTTAAATCGTTTTGAAGGGGTCAAATTCCAAGCTGAGGAAAGCGATTTTCAAATTTCAAAAATCAAATCCCTAAGTGAGCTTGGCAGTCAGCCAGGCATATACTTTACTGATGGTCCTTATAATTTGATCAAACAAGATGTCACGGCTTTAAATGTCCCCTTGATAGAAGGTCTGAATTGGCAGGGTATTCCCTTTGCCTTGGCAGGAGTCCCTAGTATACCTGAAGGTTTTTTTCCGATTTTAAAATCGGGCAAAAATGATTTAATGTTAATGAGGGAAACAAGGCTTGGGCACCAGCTTTTATGTCCATTTAATTTGAATGATAGTGAAATGCTAAAATCACCTGCGATGATCATTCTAATGTACCGCGCGATTGAAGACGCTAAGAAATATCGTTTAGCTTATCATCAGAAAAACTATGAAACGGGCAATGAGTTTCAAGACTGGGCACTGCTTGGTAAAGAGGTGGAAGTTGAAGGTCTGGAGAGCTTAAGTTCTAGTCATTTTAGAACGCCAGAAACAAGTGGTTTTTTTAGCCTGCATCTAAGAGAAGGAGATGTCAGGAAACAAATCATGCAGGGAGGTGTTTTTTATGCAGACGCAGAAGAAGGTGATTTTAGTCAGGCGCAAAGTAGAAATGACATCAACATCGATGAACTTGAAACGGTTACGATTTGGCAAGAGCGTAGTTTTTTACAGAGTTTCTGGCTTTTGATACTCATTATTATCGTGTTTTATGGGTGGTATGTCTTCGATCAACGACAAGGGCTCATTAGCAGGAGGGCTGGGAAGTGATTTTACTAGCTCCTGAATGGTTGATCTTAATTCCTGCAGTACTCATTTTCTGCTGGTTCTTTTTTAGACCTGTAGTGTTTAGGTTTTTACGGATAAGTATTTTACTCATTCTTTTGTTTTGCTTAACAGAGCCTCATTTAAATCAGACAGAAAAGGGAATGGACCTTTATGTTTTGGTAGATCGTTCGGACTCTGCAGAATCTTATTTGGAAGAAAAGATAGCTGAGTGGGAAGAGCTCCTTGAAAAAGAGAAAGGGAATTATGATCGGATTTTTTATATAGATTATGGTCGTGATATATTGCCGCGAATTAGGAAGAATGAGCGGGAGTTAATCAATGGCTCAGAGAGCCTTAGCGGAGAGGCTATTTTTAAAGCTTTAAGCTTAGCAAAAAGTGATCGTCATTCTCGGATTTTAGTTTTGAGTGATGGCTTTGGAACCGATTCTTTGAATGGTTTGTCTAA is from Lentisphaera profundi and encodes:
- a CDS encoding ABC transporter ATP-binding protein encodes the protein MNKDVMISVRGVKRSFGKLEAVKGISFDIHRGQVVGFIGANGAGKTTTMRMIATLEMPDEGDIYICGSDAVDDPNSVRSKIGWVPDDFGRYQNMTIVEYLDFFARAFDYQDQERKNRIQEVMDFTGLTKLKDRFIDKLSKGQGQRVCLGRALLHDPDVLLMDEPAAGLDPKARMELKNLIRILAEEGKTIFISSHILSELSEICDTMIFLEQGEVLHHGGAEELKRGAREGVSVLVKILNDPQVLENWADMNPGISLLDKTNKGGRLLFEQSSDDFLAETLKRMINEGIQVIEFTQEETTLESAFVDLLNQAEDKELASK
- a CDS encoding ABC transporter permease, with the translated sequence MRSKAFLGIFVITQLVMVVATMGIVGSEGGSSNNSEELTMMFWGAIAIPFLIFQPLLAIESIHSEVKHKTLEMLYLSRLSSRRIILGKFYSHMLQTLMIACTIMPYVVLRYFAGGVNLLMEISTFISIVLISALGTAISVSTSSFSVRHPRSHRVRILILLILIVVGSTTGFGMFTAFMRFGGGGSINWVDFVTFVLMVPFVIYQVLSLGMSQVAPVSENNLLHKRINCFAVLAIYIIFRYFCESFLPLLPVMVCFLMSALEGVFSGDANYRSSYQPVKKYPEIGLLVAPNRYAYFNWFNLAVLMSLMLMVLEIANDDLGGNNKAMLILAPLICLAVYFTQMQLAQKEIWANINNFFIVFFLPFTLFLGMGFNDSLDSVLHNDAYEVFAVSYIFYANIMISYGLALQISRWKKEKLNTMHVLLAVISLIIIGTISLILKSIFTHRVDEVMAFFPLELFPVMLDNNETKGIALGSIVHLQLFFSLLALHLMSAESAKKFFQFREEGKDSTDEVDQARSLTEEL
- a CDS encoding DUF58 domain-containing protein, whose product is MQQYAAKVAEATHVLSERFSLPFKKREWRGQGGGLRGKSSGSSIDFREHREYQFGDDPRHINWQAYARSGEYIIKLYEEEVSPVVDILFDLSNSMSLSKEKLFLSQLLLNFAIKSCAKNGASCKVWGLQGDKTRPYSREECERGLLTFEGHSPDLSDSLERVELRRGSLTLLISDLLYPQDPLEVFKLLKRAGNRVLIYAPADVAEYAPDWNGDLDFIDIEDGAMKQAFIDDECLQDYHRAYEQHFQIWRELSRKNGAGLECFISNQSLSRQFEGLPLANAAVELCV
- a CDS encoding BatA domain-containing protein; its protein translation is MNLLNPLGFIALLSIPVILYIHMLQRKSKKRQISTLFLLNSDKIEKKAGSRLEKLRNSKLLWLNIFAALLLTFLLLQIRKLQEQQVLKIVVVVDSSASVQAFWPSGADKLSAELAKLAKEIKYIDLKIMSSSLDEATIYSGARIDEARQALRNFFPSRSGHDFGPAIRRARSLIDEKGILILCSDHLQDSGEDIKYLLIGEPIVNVGFTGFQADSSGKWQAIVKNHSNQPLNVNWSIGIPGDEKLLTQQLNLKAGELGQLRGEFPPANEKMILSLEEDAFLPDNKLYAVKPLSKKINVNSQGFDDANELELLGILNRFEGVKFQAEESDFQISKIKSLSELGSQPGIYFTDGPYNLIKQDVTALNVPLIEGLNWQGIPFALAGVPSIPEGFFPILKSGKNDLMLMRETRLGHQLLCPFNLNDSEMLKSPAMIILMYRAIEDAKKYRLAYHQKNYETGNEFQDWALLGKEVEVEGLESLSSSHFRTPETSGFFSLHLREGDVRKQIMQGGVFYADAEEGDFSQAQSRNDINIDELETVTIWQERSFLQSFWLLILIIIVFYGWYVFDQRQGLISRRAGK